In Devosia sp. 1566, a single genomic region encodes these proteins:
- the gltX gene encoding glutamate--tRNA ligase — protein sequence MSKVVTRFAPSPTGFLHIGGARTALFNWAFARKHGGTMLLRIEDTDRERSTQAAVEAIKDGLSWLGLHWDGEAISQFERAGRHAEIAHELIAKGHAYKCYCSPAELDQMREEARAAGKPPRYNGYWRDRDPSEAPEGIAPVVRIKAPLSGDIVVNDHVQGKVVFKTENLDDFIILRSDGTPTYMHAVVVDDHDMGVTHIIRGDDHLTNAARQIIIYNAMGWTVPEMAHIPLIHGPDGAKLSKRHGALGVDAYRQLGYLPEALRNYLARLGWSHEDDEIFSTEQMIEWFSLEGLNKGAARFDFVKLENINGHYIREAAPDYLYDVMIATAKEVGRTVDLEGLTANKDTVLAALPELQPRAKTVLELIDLAQFIYATRPLTIDAAATALLTPDSRAVLADMASTLEGLDDWSVPAIDAAMRALAETKGLKLGKLAQPLRAALTGRTVSPGIFEVMVLIGREETMARLGDQAAQR from the coding sequence ATGTCTAAAGTCGTTACCCGCTTCGCGCCTTCCCCCACGGGCTTCCTCCATATCGGCGGTGCGCGCACGGCGCTGTTCAACTGGGCCTTTGCCCGCAAGCACGGCGGCACCATGCTGCTGCGCATCGAGGACACCGACCGCGAACGCTCCACCCAGGCCGCCGTCGAGGCGATCAAGGATGGGCTGTCCTGGCTTGGGCTGCACTGGGATGGCGAAGCCATTTCCCAGTTCGAGCGCGCTGGCCGCCACGCCGAGATCGCTCATGAGCTGATCGCCAAGGGTCATGCCTATAAGTGCTATTGCTCCCCCGCCGAACTTGACCAGATGCGCGAGGAAGCCCGCGCTGCCGGCAAGCCGCCGCGCTATAACGGCTATTGGCGCGACCGGGACCCGAGCGAAGCCCCTGAAGGCATTGCCCCCGTGGTGCGCATCAAGGCGCCGCTCTCGGGCGACATCGTGGTCAATGACCATGTGCAGGGCAAGGTCGTGTTCAAGACCGAGAACCTCGATGATTTCATCATCCTGCGCTCGGATGGTACCCCGACCTATATGCATGCCGTGGTGGTGGACGATCACGACATGGGCGTCACCCACATCATCCGTGGCGACGATCACCTCACCAATGCCGCCCGCCAGATCATCATCTACAATGCGATGGGCTGGACCGTGCCGGAGATGGCCCACATCCCGCTGATCCACGGCCCGGATGGGGCCAAGCTCAGCAAGCGCCATGGCGCCCTCGGCGTCGACGCCTATCGGCAGCTGGGCTACCTACCCGAAGCTTTGCGCAACTATCTCGCTCGCCTCGGCTGGAGCCATGAGGACGACGAGATCTTCTCGACCGAGCAGATGATCGAGTGGTTCAGCCTTGAAGGGCTCAACAAGGGCGCCGCGCGCTTTGACTTCGTCAAACTCGAAAACATCAACGGCCACTATATTCGCGAGGCCGCGCCCGACTATCTTTATGATGTCATGATCGCCACCGCCAAGGAAGTTGGTCGCACCGTCGACCTTGAGGGCCTCACCGCTAACAAGGACACGGTGCTCGCCGCACTGCCCGAACTGCAGCCGCGCGCCAAGACGGTGCTCGAACTGATCGACCTGGCGCAGTTCATCTATGCCACCCGGCCGCTCACCATCGATGCTGCCGCCACGGCCCTGCTGACCCCCGACTCACGTGCGGTGCTGGCCGATATGGCAAGCACGCTCGAAGGTCTTGATGACTGGTCGGTGCCCGCGATCGACGCCGCCATGCGTGCTCTGGCTGAAACAAAGGGGCTCAAGCTCGGCAAGCTCGCGCAGCCCTTGCGCGCAGCGCTCACCGGCCGCACAGTTTCCCCGGGAATCTTCGAGGTGATGGTGCTGATCGGGCGCGAAGAAACCATGGCGCGGCTGGGCGACCAGGCTGCTCAAAGATAA
- a CDS encoding ComEC/Rec2 family competence protein has product MQGTGALEQTRELAPVPVQAGPILPSPKLLPAVVATKRLLFVRALEAALAGRRVFVLLPFAAIAGLVSYAGLPFEPAGSALGAVGAAACLGACLALRNLAALRLAVLFAAFWGGFCLLPVHGALWGTGMLPFPLYGQYEAVIDEILSATQEDRRVVVSALRPLGEAPSAPINKARLLIPAEPPLQPGDTVRGQLRLAPVPGPVLPGAFDGQFHAYFAGIGAYGNATGAMTRVAEATDFNLGRSVEDLRRAVGARLDEQMEGASAAIARAMVVGDQSAITDETRDVMAASGLAHIYSISGLHLSIVAGGVFWLVRLLLASLPGLAVRWPVKKLAAVAGIAAAFSYLLLAGGLANVPALRSTIMLALIFGAVLAGRRALTMRNVAIAALVVILLDPASVFRASFQLSFAAVVALIGIYELPRRTPSVHRAGIARLIVSVGTAALTSFIAGTATLLFSAYHFQQTAPLGVIGNVLVLPVVSLVIMPFGVLSVLLMPLGLEAPFVAVMGWGIDRMVHGAVLVAGWSEGLTGNPLLTSTALLLGLAALAWFAFFPSRWRFLAPVAAIPLILLFGLDQRPDVLVADTTQAVAVRSETGLGLLTGRAGSFAVDVWGQHYQEEIAPVIDAARCDSLGCVVATEQFGVAVVRDVGAFAEDCARHDLVVTRLRAPIACRAQAQVIDRDDLARGGVHWLKWEDGEQRFVVRTAVPNLTRPWRVRSQ; this is encoded by the coding sequence GTGCAGGGCACGGGGGCGCTGGAGCAGACGCGGGAGCTTGCGCCAGTGCCGGTGCAGGCTGGCCCGATCCTTCCCTCGCCCAAGCTATTGCCCGCCGTCGTAGCAACCAAACGTCTATTATTTGTCCGCGCCCTGGAGGCGGCCCTGGCGGGTCGACGGGTGTTTGTGCTCCTGCCTTTTGCTGCCATTGCCGGGCTGGTCAGCTATGCGGGCCTGCCGTTTGAACCGGCGGGCTCGGCACTCGGGGCGGTCGGCGCGGCCGCTTGCCTAGGGGCGTGCCTCGCGCTGCGCAATCTGGCGGCCTTGCGGCTGGCGGTGTTGTTTGCGGCCTTCTGGGGCGGTTTTTGCCTTCTCCCGGTTCATGGCGCGCTGTGGGGAACGGGCATGCTGCCGTTCCCGCTTTACGGGCAATACGAGGCAGTCATCGACGAGATTCTTTCGGCGACGCAAGAGGATCGCCGCGTCGTGGTTTCAGCCTTGCGGCCGTTGGGAGAAGCGCCATCGGCGCCGATCAACAAGGCGCGATTGCTGATCCCGGCCGAGCCGCCGCTGCAACCGGGTGACACCGTTCGGGGGCAGTTGCGGTTGGCGCCAGTGCCGGGGCCAGTGCTGCCCGGCGCATTTGACGGGCAGTTTCACGCCTATTTTGCGGGGATCGGCGCCTATGGCAATGCAACTGGTGCGATGACGCGTGTCGCTGAGGCGACGGACTTCAATCTGGGCCGTTCGGTCGAGGATCTGCGACGTGCGGTCGGCGCCCGGCTGGACGAACAGATGGAAGGCGCCTCGGCCGCCATTGCCCGCGCTATGGTGGTGGGGGATCAGAGCGCCATTACCGACGAAACGCGTGACGTGATGGCAGCTTCGGGCCTTGCGCATATCTATTCGATTTCCGGGCTGCACCTGTCGATCGTCGCGGGCGGCGTGTTCTGGTTGGTGCGGCTGTTGCTGGCGAGCCTTCCCGGTTTGGCCGTGCGCTGGCCGGTCAAGAAGCTCGCGGCGGTGGCCGGAATTGCTGCGGCTTTCAGCTATTTGCTGCTGGCGGGCGGGCTGGCCAATGTGCCGGCACTCCGCTCGACTATCATGCTGGCCCTGATCTTTGGCGCGGTGCTGGCGGGGCGGCGGGCGTTGACCATGCGCAATGTTGCCATTGCGGCGCTGGTGGTGATCCTGCTCGATCCCGCCAGTGTGTTTCGGGCCAGTTTCCAGCTGTCCTTTGCAGCCGTGGTGGCGCTGATCGGCATTTATGAGTTGCCCCGAAGAACCCCCTCGGTGCACCGGGCGGGTATTGCCCGTCTCATCGTCTCGGTGGGGACCGCCGCCCTGACCAGCTTCATCGCCGGCACCGCCACCTTGCTGTTCTCTGCCTATCATTTCCAGCAGACCGCACCCCTGGGGGTGATCGGCAATGTGCTGGTGTTGCCAGTGGTCAGCCTCGTCATCATGCCCTTTGGCGTCCTCTCGGTATTGCTGATGCCGCTCGGGCTGGAAGCACCGTTTGTTGCGGTGATGGGCTGGGGCATCGATCGGATGGTGCACGGCGCGGTCCTCGTGGCGGGTTGGAGCGAGGGGCTCACCGGCAATCCGCTGCTGACCTCAACCGCCTTGCTGCTGGGGCTAGCGGCGCTCGCCTGGTTTGCGTTCTTTCCCAGCCGGTGGCGCTTCCTTGCTCCGGTGGCGGCGATCCCATTAATCTTGCTGTTTGGTCTCGATCAGCGCCCCGATGTGCTGGTTGCCGATACGACCCAAGCCGTCGCGGTGCGCAGCGAGACCGGGCTGGGGCTGCTTACCGGCCGGGCAGGCAGCTTTGCCGTTGACGTCTGGGGTCAACATTACCAGGAAGAAATTGCGCCCGTCATCGACGCGGCTCGCTGCGACAGCCTCGGTTGCGTGGTCGCGACGGAGCAATTTGGGGTGGCGGTGGTGCGTGATGTCGGCGCCTTCGCCGAAGATTGCGCCCGCCACGATCTGGTGGTGACGCGGTTGCGGGCGCCGATTGCCTGCCGGGCGCAGGCCCAGGTGATTGACCGCGACGATCTCGCAAGGGGCGGCGTGCACTGGTTAAAATGGGAGGATGGAGAGCAGCGCTTTGTCGTGCGGACTGCCGTGCCAAACCTCACGCGCCCCTGGCGCGTGAGGTCACAATAA
- a CDS encoding SMP-30/gluconolactonase/LRE family protein, producing MTQTASLLIDSKCALGEGPFWHADRQQLFFFDINNQKLFATSARGNVEVSWSFDENVAAAAIIDADNLALVTETGLKRFNLQTDEQSLIIPLEADDPLNRGNDSRVHPSGAFWIGTMRKEEEAPGGKLYHYRAGQLSVLRSNASIPNATCFTADGRTAYWTDTPTKKILRVQTDPATGMPVGEWSLFADVSDGRGFPDGAVVDSEGYLWNAKWGGGCVVRHAPDGSIDRIIEVPVSQVTCPAFGGPDLKTLFITTAAKNLSAEQLAAEKVAGGVFSIQVDVPGIPEARIVL from the coding sequence GTGACGCAAACCGCGAGCCTGCTGATCGACAGCAAATGTGCCTTGGGCGAAGGCCCGTTCTGGCACGCCGACCGCCAGCAGCTGTTCTTTTTTGACATCAACAACCAAAAGCTGTTTGCCACCTCCGCCCGCGGCAATGTCGAGGTGAGCTGGAGCTTTGACGAGAATGTCGCCGCTGCCGCCATCATCGATGCGGACAACCTCGCTCTCGTTACCGAAACCGGGCTCAAGCGCTTCAACCTGCAGACCGATGAGCAAAGCCTCATCATCCCGCTGGAAGCCGACGATCCGCTCAACCGCGGCAATGATAGCCGGGTGCATCCTTCGGGCGCCTTCTGGATCGGCACCATGCGCAAGGAGGAAGAAGCGCCGGGCGGCAAGCTCTATCATTACCGCGCGGGTCAACTGAGCGTGCTGCGTTCCAACGCCTCGATCCCCAACGCCACCTGCTTCACGGCCGATGGGCGCACCGCTTACTGGACCGATACCCCCACCAAAAAGATTCTCAGGGTACAGACCGATCCGGCCACCGGCATGCCGGTCGGGGAATGGTCGCTCTTCGCCGATGTCTCGGACGGCCGCGGCTTCCCCGACGGCGCGGTGGTTGATAGCGAAGGCTATCTGTGGAATGCGAAATGGGGCGGCGGCTGCGTCGTGCGGCATGCGCCGGATGGCTCGATCGACCGGATCATCGAAGTGCCGGTCTCGCAGGTCACCTGTCCTGCCTTCGGCGGCCCCGATCTCAAGACCCTCTTCATCACCACCGCCGCCAAGAATCTAAGCGCTGAACAGCTGGCTGCCGAAAAGGTGGCCGGCGGGGTCTTCTCGATCCAGGTGGATGTGCCCGGCATCCCGGAGGCGCGCATCGTCCTCTAG
- a CDS encoding 2-dehydro-3-deoxy-6-phosphogalactonate aldolase, which yields MPHRHLIAILRGITPPETLDVCHALVAAGITMIEVPLNSPDALTSIALAAEALGDDVMVGAGTVLNKKQVWAVADAGGTFIVSPDTNRSVIEETVRIQLGSYPGVFTPSDAFKAIKAGATGLKFFPAEVLGPRGIKAMKAVLPPELPLYAVGGAKPDNFGEYFAAGCSGFGLGTFLYKPGSTPAEVGQRAAQAVAAYDGRTTA from the coding sequence ATGCCCCACCGCCACCTGATCGCGATTCTGCGCGGCATCACCCCGCCCGAAACGCTGGATGTGTGCCACGCCCTTGTTGCGGCCGGCATCACCATGATCGAAGTGCCCCTCAATTCCCCCGACGCCCTGACCAGCATTGCGCTGGCGGCCGAGGCGCTCGGGGATGACGTGATGGTGGGCGCGGGCACCGTTCTGAACAAAAAGCAGGTTTGGGCCGTCGCCGACGCCGGCGGAACCTTTATTGTATCCCCGGATACCAACCGGTCGGTTATAGAAGAAACGGTGCGCATTCAGCTGGGCTCCTATCCCGGCGTGTTCACTCCCAGTGATGCGTTCAAGGCGATCAAGGCGGGCGCCACCGGGCTCAAGTTTTTCCCCGCTGAAGTTCTGGGCCCGCGCGGCATCAAGGCGATGAAGGCGGTCTTGCCGCCCGAGCTGCCGCTTTACGCGGTGGGCGGCGCCAAGCCGGATAACTTCGGTGAATATTTCGCTGCGGGTTGCAGCGGTTTTGGCCTGGGCACCTTTTTATACAAGCCCGGCAGCACCCCCGCCGAAGTCGGCCAGCGGGCCGCCCAGGCCGTAGCGGCCTATGATGGGAGGACCACAGCGTGA
- a CDS encoding 2-dehydro-3-deoxygalactonokinase — MSEFVDWVGVDWGTSNLRAWGLSSDGTVIVARKSDQGMGKLTRDQYPGVLETLLDGLVGNNGGALDVLICGMAGARQGWFEAPYLEAPTDLRGLLDGAVRPPMPNNHLAPAILPGVCQKAGGDNVMRGEETQLLGLATLRPNAHGVVCMPGTHSKWVSMNGTRIEHFSTAMTGELFDLLRHHSVLRYSLTEDSNGPERAEGFAAGAEVGLERPEQLTSELFAVRASSLLSGRQPGWCTGYLSGLLIGTEIGSRRALIGEQTVPLIGAPALCALYAEVLGMIGAQGEAVDGTEVVLAGLKAARAFIV, encoded by the coding sequence ATGAGTGAATTTGTGGATTGGGTCGGGGTCGATTGGGGCACCTCCAACCTGCGGGCTTGGGGCCTGAGTTCCGACGGCACGGTGATCGTTGCGCGCAAATCCGATCAAGGCATGGGCAAGCTGACGCGCGACCAGTATCCAGGCGTGCTCGAAACCTTGCTCGATGGTCTAGTCGGCAACAACGGCGGTGCGCTCGACGTATTGATCTGCGGCATGGCCGGCGCGCGCCAGGGCTGGTTCGAAGCGCCTTATTTGGAAGCACCAACCGATTTGCGCGGCCTGCTTGACGGCGCAGTGCGCCCGCCCATGCCCAACAATCACCTGGCCCCGGCAATTCTGCCCGGTGTGTGCCAGAAGGCCGGCGGCGACAATGTGATGCGCGGCGAGGAAACCCAGCTACTGGGCCTCGCGACCCTGCGCCCCAATGCCCATGGCGTGGTATGCATGCCCGGCACCCATTCCAAATGGGTCAGCATGAATGGCACCCGCATTGAGCATTTCTCCACCGCAATGACGGGCGAGCTCTTCGATCTGCTGCGCCATCATTCGGTGCTGCGCTATTCGCTGACTGAAGACAGCAATGGGCCCGAGCGCGCCGAAGGCTTTGCCGCGGGTGCAGAGGTCGGCCTCGAGCGGCCCGAACAGCTCACCAGCGAGCTCTTTGCGGTCCGCGCCAGTTCGCTCCTGTCCGGCCGTCAGCCCGGTTGGTGCACCGGCTATCTTTCGGGCCTCCTGATCGGCACCGAAATTGGCAGCCGCCGTGCGCTGATCGGCGAACAAACCGTTCCTTTGATCGGCGCCCCCGCGCTCTGCGCCCTTTATGCCGAGGTGCTCGGCATGATCGGGGCACAAGGCGAAGCCGTGGATGGAACCGAAGTGGTGCTCGCCGGCCTTAAAGCTGCACGTGCCTTTATCGTCTGA
- a CDS encoding IlvD/Edd family dehydratase codes for MTADNSFSSPNGQGSAPKKLRSRAWFDNPENPDMTALYLERYMNFGVSREELQGNKPIIGIAQTGSDLSPCNRHHIVLAERVREGIREAGGIAIEFPVHPIQETGKRPTAGLDRNLAYLGLVEVLYGYPLDGVVLTIGCDKTTPAMLMGAATVNIPAIALSVGPMLNGWHKGERTGSGTIVWKARQMMAAGEIDYAQFIELVASSAPSTGFCNTMGTATTMNSLAESLGMQLPGSAAIPAPYRDRQEMAYRTGKRIDDMVHEDLKPSDIMTKDNFINTIVVNSAIGGSTNAPIHIQAIAKHIGVELDLQDFQTYGHKVPLLVNLQPAGEYLGEDYYHAGGVPAVVNELMKQGLIRENAPTVNGKTIGENCRNTPIQDEKVIRPFEQPLKEEAGFLVLRGNLFDNAIMKTSVISPEFRERYLANPEHPGMFEGKAVVFDGPEDYHHRIDDPSLDIDEHTLLFMRGAGPIGYPGAAEVVNMRPPAYLIKKGVHALACIGDGRQSGTSGSPSILNASPEAAAGGNLAILRTGDRVRIDLNNGTADILISDAEIATRRQELAEAGGYKYPAHQTPWQEIQRGLVDQLGNGAVLKPAVAYQRIAQTYGVPRDNH; via the coding sequence ATGACGGCAGACAACAGCTTCTCTTCCCCCAATGGGCAGGGCAGCGCGCCCAAGAAGCTGCGCTCGCGCGCCTGGTTCGACAATCCCGAGAACCCGGACATGACCGCGCTTTATCTTGAGCGCTACATGAATTTCGGCGTGTCGCGGGAGGAATTGCAGGGCAACAAGCCCATCATCGGCATCGCCCAGACCGGTTCTGACCTTTCCCCCTGCAACCGCCACCATATCGTGCTGGCCGAGCGCGTGCGCGAAGGCATCCGGGAAGCGGGTGGCATCGCCATCGAATTTCCCGTGCATCCGATCCAGGAAACCGGCAAGCGCCCCACTGCGGGCCTGGACCGGAACCTGGCCTATCTCGGGCTGGTGGAAGTGCTTTATGGCTACCCGCTCGATGGCGTGGTGCTGACCATTGGCTGCGACAAGACCACCCCGGCCATGCTGATGGGCGCAGCCACCGTCAACATCCCCGCAATTGCGCTCTCGGTCGGACCGATGCTCAATGGCTGGCACAAGGGCGAGCGCACTGGCTCGGGCACCATTGTGTGGAAGGCGCGCCAGATGATGGCGGCTGGCGAGATCGACTACGCGCAGTTCATCGAGCTGGTGGCGTCCTCGGCGCCGTCCACCGGCTTCTGCAACACGATGGGTACGGCAACCACGATGAACTCGCTGGCCGAGTCGCTGGGCATGCAGCTGCCCGGCTCGGCCGCGATTCCCGCGCCTTATCGCGATCGCCAGGAAATGGCCTATCGCACGGGCAAGCGCATCGACGACATGGTGCATGAGGACCTCAAGCCCTCCGACATCATGACCAAGGACAATTTCATCAATACCATCGTGGTCAATTCCGCGATTGGCGGGTCGACCAACGCCCCGATCCACATCCAGGCGATCGCCAAGCATATCGGTGTCGAGCTCGATCTGCAGGATTTCCAGACCTATGGGCATAAGGTGCCGCTGCTCGTGAACCTGCAGCCGGCCGGCGAATATCTGGGCGAGGATTACTACCATGCGGGCGGCGTGCCGGCGGTGGTCAACGAGCTGATGAAGCAGGGGCTGATCCGCGAGAACGCACCCACCGTCAACGGCAAGACCATCGGCGAGAACTGCCGCAACACGCCCATCCAGGACGAGAAGGTGATCCGCCCGTTCGAGCAGCCGCTCAAGGAAGAAGCCGGGTTCCTGGTGCTGCGCGGCAATCTCTTCGACAACGCGATCATGAAGACCAGCGTGATCTCGCCCGAGTTCCGCGAGCGCTACCTTGCCAATCCCGAGCATCCCGGCATGTTCGAGGGCAAGGCGGTGGTGTTCGATGGTCCCGAGGACTATCACCACCGGATCGATGATCCCTCGCTTGATATCGACGAGCACACGCTGCTGTTCATGCGCGGCGCGGGCCCGATCGGCTATCCGGGGGCGGCTGAAGTGGTCAATATGCGGCCCCCTGCCTACCTCATCAAGAAGGGCGTCCACGCGCTGGCCTGTATCGGCGACGGGCGCCAATCCGGCACGTCGGGCTCGCCCTCGATCCTCAATGCCTCGCCTGAAGCGGCAGCGGGCGGCAACCTGGCCATCCTACGCACGGGTGACCGGGTGCGTATCGACCTCAACAATGGCACCGCCGATATCCTGATCTCGGACGCCGAGATTGCGACGCGCCGGCAAGAACTGGCGGAAGCGGGCGGCTACAAGTACCCCGCGCACCAGACGCCCTGGCAGGAGATCCAGCGCGGGCTGGTCGACCAGCTTGGCAATGGCGCCGTACTCAAGCCAGCAGTGGCTTACCAGCGCATTGCCCAGACCTATGGCGTGCCGCGCGACAACCACTAG
- a CDS encoding NUDIX domain-containing protein, translating into MGQERHCLAFRHPLAGLQLVKGTREGSEPIEVGALRELAEESGLQAEALRTLPSSSAIAEQQLWHFVVVSAAAPVPEHWRHFTQDDGGHRFEFFWWPLERQPGPEWHPMFQRALAHIARHA; encoded by the coding sequence GTGGGGCAAGAGCGCCACTGCTTGGCGTTCAGGCATCCTTTGGCTGGCTTGCAGCTGGTGAAAGGAACACGGGAAGGCTCCGAGCCGATTGAAGTCGGTGCCCTGCGCGAACTCGCGGAGGAGTCTGGCCTGCAGGCAGAGGCTTTGCGCACGCTGCCATCCAGCAGTGCCATTGCAGAGCAACAGCTTTGGCACTTCGTTGTGGTGAGTGCCGCCGCTCCCGTCCCCGAACACTGGCGTCACTTTACCCAGGATGATGGTGGTCATAGGTTCGAGTTCTTCTGGTGGCCACTCGAGCGCCAACCGGGCCCCGAATGGCACCCCATGTTCCAGCGGGCCCTCGCCCACATCGCTCGCCACGCCTAA